In the genome of Megalops cyprinoides isolate fMegCyp1 chromosome 7, fMegCyp1.pri, whole genome shotgun sequence, one region contains:
- the nr1h5 gene encoding nuclear receptor subfamily 1, group H, member 5 isoform X1 yields MREWTEPEMSMSANGYLSVTDGYGITEPLQYYDVLSDPMGYPFQDPELQGLPYGQQQYSPVNMQFPLPSSQPCYPPYTYSSPCPELPCEPGVEGPLEARGGMTGLPLLKRARLGAGGRVRGQDELCVVCGDKASGYHYNALTCEGCKGFFRRSVTKKAVYRCKSGGGCEMDMYMRRKCQDCRLRKCRAVGMLAECLLTEVQCQSKRLRKSAKHRGPSVDTIKPEEEENTESRSVSSTSRMPGQVSAGLSGEEQHLLDRIVEAHRRYRTQDASHCRQMQEWPGLAEGMDMLADLTSPHCQRLLRFSRSVPGFELLDCTDQRTLLTGSSVEVMFLLSAQLFAQGPPETTPEALSLSLSMLYPLSLDLSPLHWLRTLDFKECEGKMLPNSGVSEEILGPVINFFHSMAALGVTEAEYALLTATAVLCSDRAPLSVAPSVESLQEPILDLLSRVCSLHCGPRGPPDPQRFARLLGRLTELRTLRHNHLTLLRQQPWATQSH; encoded by the exons ATGAGAGAGTGGACAGAACCTGAGATGAGCATGTCAGCCAATGGCTACCTGTCTGTGACTGATGGTTATGGGATTACAGAGCCTCTGCAGTATTATG ATGTGCTGTCGGACCCCATGGGTTACCCCTTCCAGGACCCGGAGCTGCAGGGCCTTCCCTACGGCCAGCAGCAGTACAGCCCTGTCAACATGCagttccccctcccctcctcccagcccTGCTACCCGCCCTACACCTACAGCTCTCCCTGCCCCGAGCTGCCCTGTGAGCCGGGCGTGGAGGGCCCCCTGGAGGCCAGGGGTGGAATGACAGGGCTGCCCCTGCTGAAACGGGCCAGGCTGGGAGCCGGCGGCCGGGTCAGGGGGCAGGACGAGCTGTGCGTGGTGTGCGGAGACAAGGCCTCGGGGTACCACTACAACGCGCTCACCTGTGAGGGCTGTAAAG GTTTCTTCCGGCGCAGCGTGACCAAGAAGGCGGTGTACCGCTGCAAGAGCGGCGGGGGCTGTGAGATGGACATGTACATGAGGAGGAAGTGCCAGGACTGCCGGCTGAGGAAGTGCCGCGCCGTCGGCATGCTGGCGGAGT GTCTGCTTACGGAGGTTCAGTGCCAGTCCAAGAGGCTGAGAAAGAGTGCCAAGCACAGGGGCCCATCTGTGGACACCATCAAacctgaggaggaggagaataCAGAGAGCAGAAGTGTCTCCTCTACCAGCAGGATGCCAGGGCAG gtatcAGCAGGTCTGtcaggagaggagcagcactTGCTGGACAGGATTGTTGAGGCTCATCGTCGCTACAGAACACAGGACGCCTCACACTGCAGG CAGATGCAGGAGTGGCCGGGCCTGGCTGAGGGGATGGACATGCTGGCAGACCTGACCTCTCCTCACTGTCAGCGGCTGCTTCGGTTCTCCAGGAGTGTGCCAG GGTTCGAGCTCCTGGACTGCACTGATCAGAGGACCCTCCTCACTGGCTCCTCCGTAGAGGTCATGTTCCTTCTCTCGGCGCAGCTCTTTGCTCAGGGACCCCCGGAGACCACTCCTG AGGCCCTGTCCTTGTCCCTGTCGATGCTGTATCCCCTGAGTTTGGACCTTTCTCCGCTGCACTGGCTAAGGACTCTAGACTTTAAGGAATGTGAAGGGAAGATGCTGCCGAACTCAG gagTCTCTGAAGAAATATTGGGACCAGTAATAAACTTCTTCCACAGCATGGCTGCACTTGGTGTGACAGAGGCCGAGTATGCCCTACTGACCGCCACggctgtgctgtgttcag ACAGAGCACCTCTAAGTGTTGCCCCCAGTGTGGAGAGCCTACAGGAGCCTATCCTGGACCTGCTCTCCCGGGTGTGCAGCCTGCATTGCGGCCCCCGGGGGCCCCCCGACCCGCAGCGTTTCGCCCGGCTCCTGGGGAGGCTGACAGAGCTGCGGACACTCCGACACAACCACCTCACTCTGCTACGGCAACAGCCCTGGGCCACACAGagccactga
- the nr1h5 gene encoding nuclear receptor subfamily 1, group H, member 5 isoform X2 has product MREWTEPEMSMSANGYLSVTDGYGITEPLQYYDVLSDPMGYPFQDPELQGLPYGQQQYSPVNMQFPLPSSQPCYPPYTYSSPCPELPCEPGVEGPLEARGGMTGLPLLKRARLGAGGRVRGQDELCVVCGDKASGYHYNALTCEGCKGFFRRSVTKKAVYRCKSGGGCEMDMYMRRKCQDCRLRKCRAVGMLAECLLTEVQCQSKRLRKSAKHRGPSVDTIKPEEEENTESRSVSSTSRMPGQVSAGLSGEEQHLLDRIVEAHRRYRTQDASHCRMQEWPGLAEGMDMLADLTSPHCQRLLRFSRSVPGFELLDCTDQRTLLTGSSVEVMFLLSAQLFAQGPPETTPEALSLSLSMLYPLSLDLSPLHWLRTLDFKECEGKMLPNSGVSEEILGPVINFFHSMAALGVTEAEYALLTATAVLCSDRAPLSVAPSVESLQEPILDLLSRVCSLHCGPRGPPDPQRFARLLGRLTELRTLRHNHLTLLRQQPWATQSH; this is encoded by the exons ATGAGAGAGTGGACAGAACCTGAGATGAGCATGTCAGCCAATGGCTACCTGTCTGTGACTGATGGTTATGGGATTACAGAGCCTCTGCAGTATTATG ATGTGCTGTCGGACCCCATGGGTTACCCCTTCCAGGACCCGGAGCTGCAGGGCCTTCCCTACGGCCAGCAGCAGTACAGCCCTGTCAACATGCagttccccctcccctcctcccagcccTGCTACCCGCCCTACACCTACAGCTCTCCCTGCCCCGAGCTGCCCTGTGAGCCGGGCGTGGAGGGCCCCCTGGAGGCCAGGGGTGGAATGACAGGGCTGCCCCTGCTGAAACGGGCCAGGCTGGGAGCCGGCGGCCGGGTCAGGGGGCAGGACGAGCTGTGCGTGGTGTGCGGAGACAAGGCCTCGGGGTACCACTACAACGCGCTCACCTGTGAGGGCTGTAAAG GTTTCTTCCGGCGCAGCGTGACCAAGAAGGCGGTGTACCGCTGCAAGAGCGGCGGGGGCTGTGAGATGGACATGTACATGAGGAGGAAGTGCCAGGACTGCCGGCTGAGGAAGTGCCGCGCCGTCGGCATGCTGGCGGAGT GTCTGCTTACGGAGGTTCAGTGCCAGTCCAAGAGGCTGAGAAAGAGTGCCAAGCACAGGGGCCCATCTGTGGACACCATCAAacctgaggaggaggagaataCAGAGAGCAGAAGTGTCTCCTCTACCAGCAGGATGCCAGGGCAG gtatcAGCAGGTCTGtcaggagaggagcagcactTGCTGGACAGGATTGTTGAGGCTCATCGTCGCTACAGAACACAGGACGCCTCACACTGCAGG ATGCAGGAGTGGCCGGGCCTGGCTGAGGGGATGGACATGCTGGCAGACCTGACCTCTCCTCACTGTCAGCGGCTGCTTCGGTTCTCCAGGAGTGTGCCAG GGTTCGAGCTCCTGGACTGCACTGATCAGAGGACCCTCCTCACTGGCTCCTCCGTAGAGGTCATGTTCCTTCTCTCGGCGCAGCTCTTTGCTCAGGGACCCCCGGAGACCACTCCTG AGGCCCTGTCCTTGTCCCTGTCGATGCTGTATCCCCTGAGTTTGGACCTTTCTCCGCTGCACTGGCTAAGGACTCTAGACTTTAAGGAATGTGAAGGGAAGATGCTGCCGAACTCAG gagTCTCTGAAGAAATATTGGGACCAGTAATAAACTTCTTCCACAGCATGGCTGCACTTGGTGTGACAGAGGCCGAGTATGCCCTACTGACCGCCACggctgtgctgtgttcag ACAGAGCACCTCTAAGTGTTGCCCCCAGTGTGGAGAGCCTACAGGAGCCTATCCTGGACCTGCTCTCCCGGGTGTGCAGCCTGCATTGCGGCCCCCGGGGGCCCCCCGACCCGCAGCGTTTCGCCCGGCTCCTGGGGAGGCTGACAGAGCTGCGGACACTCCGACACAACCACCTCACTCTGCTACGGCAACAGCCCTGGGCCACACAGagccactga